One genomic segment of Natrialbaceae archaeon AArc-T1-2 includes these proteins:
- a CDS encoding glycosyltransferase family 2 protein, whose translation MYESHSVAVVVPAYNEAGLVGEVIETIPAYVDRIYAVDDRSTDGTWDEIVRHAARRNGSDPDPVDGRPTSRSPRDTAADGGVESGEVVVPIRHEENRGVGGAITTGYQYALADGIDVTAVMAGDGQMNPDHLEWLLEPIVDGTADYAKGNRLYGNDRSSMSSWRLFGNLTLSYLTKIASGYWRMMDPQNGYTAISHDALEAIDLEDRYEAYGFTNDLLVTLNTHGFRIADVSMPAVYGEEESHIQYRSFVPNLSALLLRRFVRRLYVRYLLTDFHPLALMYAVGVAGGMIALAGITAAVRRRANGSSDGMTSLVLLFLSVIDLLLAMVFDRRENEEMVVTVP comes from the coding sequence ATGTACGAGAGCCACTCCGTCGCGGTCGTCGTCCCGGCGTACAACGAGGCGGGACTCGTTGGGGAGGTGATCGAGACGATCCCCGCCTACGTCGACCGGATCTACGCCGTCGACGACCGCTCGACCGACGGGACGTGGGACGAGATCGTCCGCCACGCAGCCCGACGGAACGGCTCGGATCCCGACCCGGTCGACGGCCGCCCTACGTCGCGCTCTCCTCGTGACACCGCCGCCGACGGCGGCGTCGAGTCGGGCGAGGTCGTCGTGCCGATCCGCCACGAGGAAAACAGAGGCGTCGGCGGCGCGATCACGACTGGCTACCAATACGCCCTCGCGGACGGCATCGACGTCACCGCCGTGATGGCCGGCGACGGCCAGATGAACCCCGATCACCTCGAGTGGCTGCTCGAGCCGATCGTCGACGGCACGGCCGACTACGCGAAGGGCAATCGCCTCTACGGGAACGACCGCTCGTCGATGTCGTCCTGGCGGCTGTTCGGTAACCTCACGCTGTCGTACCTGACGAAGATCGCCTCGGGCTACTGGCGAATGATGGACCCACAGAACGGCTACACGGCGATCTCTCACGACGCGCTCGAGGCGATCGACCTCGAGGACCGCTACGAGGCCTACGGCTTTACGAACGACCTGCTGGTGACGCTCAACACCCACGGCTTCCGGATCGCCGACGTCTCGATGCCGGCAGTCTACGGTGAAGAGGAGAGCCACATCCAGTATCGGTCGTTCGTTCCGAACCTCTCGGCGCTACTGTTGCGTCGGTTCGTCCGCCGGCTGTACGTCCGGTACCTGCTGACCGACTTCCATCCGCTCGCGCTCATGTACGCCGTCGGCGTGGCCGGTGGAATGATCGCACTGGCGGGGATCACGGCGGCGGTCCGTCGACGAGCGAACGGCTCGTCGGACGGGATGACGTCGCTGGTCCTCCTCTTTCTGTCCGTGATCGACCTCCTGCTCGCGATGGTGTTCGACCGACGGGAGAACGAGGAGATGGTGGTGACGGTCCCGTGA
- a CDS encoding DUF354 domain-containing protein: MRAIVTIQHPAHVHFYRHVIDELEARGHGVFVFARENDLAVPLLEHYDIDHEVLASSQESIVGLVRTQLTYELRLLRRARTIDPDVMTAIGGVAVSHVAHLVGARSVVFLDNEGVTSHRITTPFAHVVCTPRAFREEYGDTHRRYDGYQELAYLHPARFDPSPDRLRAHGVEPDERYSVLRFRTWDALHDVGEAGLSPAGKRRLVDILADHGEVYITSSDPLPSDLEPYRLPVPTHLIHDLLYYADCYAGDSATMATEAGVLATPAVRIQSFATGDREFSNFVELEERYGLVRSTADERDALELVATLVADPETTAIWRARRERLLGEKIDVTSFVVEVLEAQAGERVERRRRPANVSR; encoded by the coding sequence GTGAGGGCGATCGTCACGATCCAACATCCGGCTCACGTCCACTTCTATCGTCACGTCATCGACGAACTCGAGGCCAGGGGCCACGGGGTGTTCGTCTTCGCCCGCGAGAACGACCTGGCGGTGCCGTTGCTCGAGCATTACGACATCGACCACGAGGTGCTGGCCAGTTCACAGGAGTCGATCGTCGGACTCGTGCGAACGCAGCTGACCTACGAGCTGCGGTTGTTGCGACGAGCACGAACGATCGACCCCGACGTGATGACTGCGATCGGCGGCGTCGCCGTCTCCCACGTCGCTCACCTGGTCGGCGCACGCAGCGTCGTCTTCCTCGACAACGAGGGTGTCACCTCCCACCGGATCACCACGCCGTTTGCCCACGTGGTCTGTACCCCACGGGCGTTCCGGGAGGAGTACGGCGACACCCACCGCCGATACGACGGCTACCAGGAGCTCGCGTACCTCCACCCCGCCCGGTTCGATCCATCGCCTGACCGCCTGCGCGCACACGGCGTCGAGCCCGACGAACGGTATTCGGTGCTCCGATTCCGGACGTGGGACGCACTCCACGACGTCGGCGAAGCGGGACTCTCCCCGGCGGGAAAACGACGGCTCGTCGACATCCTCGCCGACCACGGCGAGGTCTACATCACGAGCTCCGATCCGCTCCCGTCTGACCTCGAGCCCTACCGGCTGCCGGTGCCGACCCACCTGATCCACGACCTGCTGTACTACGCTGACTGCTACGCCGGCGACTCCGCGACGATGGCGACGGAAGCCGGCGTCCTCGCCACGCCGGCGGTCCGGATCCAGTCGTTTGCCACCGGCGACCGGGAGTTCAGCAACTTCGTCGAACTCGAGGAACGGTACGGGCTCGTCCGATCGACCGCCGACGAACGGGACGCGCTCGAACTCGTCGCGACCCTCGTCGCCGATCCGGAGACGACGGCGATCTGGCGAGCGCGCCGTGAGCGCCTGCTCGGCGAGAAGATCGATGTAACGTCGTTCGTCGTGGAGGTGCTCGAGGCACAGGCCGGCGAGAGGGTCGAGCGTCGCCGTCGGCCGGCCAACGTCTCGCGGTGA
- a CDS encoding monovalent cation/H+ antiporter subunit D family protein produces MEWLTGIVVLLPLIASAVPVAASIRWKNIGWPFAAATLLATFGLAVWLAYLVVTDGPISHDLAGIDMPHGIELFADELSVLVLLLTLIVCLGVLVYTRVGGPRGNAFYGGFLLLTGGMLGITLTADLFNLYVFLEIMALSSYALVSAAKYRWSTYAAFKYLLVGTVGAGFYLFGVALALAATGTLNMQDLSVRLAEVGYTDPVVIAAFGMMAAGLAIKIALFPVHTWLADAHASAPDGISAVISALVPAVAVYAFARIIYTVFTVDFIQTNPDVGTMLLLVGLLSLFAGSTFAILQDHIKLVLAYSTVSQFGIVLIGLSIANETAIFGAIFQMFGHGIVKASLFLLAGMIALRFGGIRHIEEYGGLAKQAPVMAGAFAVLAVAMIGLPPTFGFVGKWYIALGAFEEGMWYVSLLVLGSTLLSAAYILPFVNRIYFYSFDGTDADPERITRGMMLAIVAGAILGIVLGFTSGEIHTLLEGAIDALLEA; encoded by the coding sequence ATGGAGTGGCTCACCGGCATCGTCGTCCTCCTCCCGTTGATCGCCTCGGCGGTCCCGGTCGCCGCGAGCATCCGCTGGAAGAACATCGGCTGGCCGTTCGCTGCTGCGACCCTGCTCGCGACGTTCGGACTCGCCGTGTGGCTCGCGTACCTGGTCGTGACGGACGGACCGATCAGCCACGATCTGGCCGGCATCGACATGCCCCACGGTATCGAGCTGTTCGCAGACGAACTCTCGGTGTTAGTCCTCCTGCTCACGCTTATCGTCTGTCTCGGCGTGCTCGTCTACACTCGAGTCGGCGGCCCCAGGGGGAATGCCTTCTACGGCGGCTTTCTCCTTCTGACTGGTGGGATGCTCGGGATCACGCTTACGGCCGACCTGTTCAACCTCTATGTCTTCCTCGAGATCATGGCGCTTTCGTCGTACGCGCTGGTCTCGGCGGCGAAGTACCGCTGGTCGACCTACGCCGCGTTCAAGTACCTCCTGGTCGGCACCGTCGGGGCGGGATTTTACCTCTTCGGGGTCGCACTCGCCCTCGCCGCGACCGGGACGCTCAACATGCAGGACCTGTCGGTGCGCCTCGCCGAGGTCGGCTACACCGATCCGGTGGTGATCGCGGCCTTCGGGATGATGGCCGCCGGTCTCGCGATCAAGATCGCGCTGTTCCCGGTTCACACCTGGCTCGCCGACGCACACGCCTCGGCGCCCGACGGCATCAGCGCCGTCATCTCCGCGCTCGTCCCCGCCGTCGCGGTGTACGCCTTCGCACGAATCATCTACACCGTCTTCACCGTCGACTTCATCCAGACCAATCCGGACGTCGGGACGATGTTGCTTCTCGTCGGCCTGTTGAGCCTCTTTGCCGGGAGCACGTTCGCAATCTTGCAGGACCACATCAAGCTCGTGCTCGCGTACTCGACGGTCTCGCAGTTCGGCATCGTGTTGATCGGCCTCTCGATCGCCAACGAGACGGCGATCTTCGGTGCGATCTTCCAGATGTTCGGTCACGGTATCGTCAAGGCCTCGCTGTTCCTGCTGGCGGGGATGATCGCGTTGCGCTTTGGCGGGATTCGTCACATCGAGGAGTACGGCGGGCTCGCAAAGCAGGCACCCGTGATGGCCGGCGCGTTCGCCGTCCTCGCCGTCGCGATGATCGGTCTGCCGCCGACGTTCGGCTTCGTCGGCAAGTGGTACATCGCACTCGGGGCGTTCGAGGAGGGCATGTGGTACGTCTCCCTGCTCGTGCTCGGGAGTACGCTCCTGTCTGCGGCGTACATCCTCCCGTTCGTCAACCGGATCTACTTCTACTCCTTCGACGGCACCGACGCCGATCCAGAGCGTATCACCCGGGGGATGATGCTCGCGATCGTCGCCGGGGCGATCCTCGGCATCGTCCTCGGATTCACCTCCGGCGAGATCCACACCCTCCTCGAGGGCGCGATCGACGCGCTTCTCGAGGCCTGA